From the genome of Populus alba chromosome 10, ASM523922v2, whole genome shotgun sequence, one region includes:
- the LOC118047607 gene encoding SUPPRESSOR OF GAMMA RESPONSE 1 isoform X2 has translation MAGPWLVDGNRFATKIKSASGTSNLERVEWKSDPCKTCPNCHHVIDNSDVVQEWPGLPRGVKFDPSDQEIIWHLLAKVSDGGIKPHPFIKEFIPTVDNDDGICYTHPQNLPGVKQDGSISHFFHRAIKAYNTGTRKRRKIQGDNFGDVRWHKTGRTKPVILDGIQKGCKKIMVLYMSTVRGGKAEKTNWVMHQYHLGTGEDERDGEYVVSKIFYQQQQANKGEKPEEDLSEIVDDVVAKVDPVTPKSVTPDPPHAERRCQDFEMGQESTNVCTDPCAQQPGIECLEEEVNLLHENHVDQLETENNVNHMVGDDDNCAGEERKWWDSESQQLLDSQQLVEGLSLCAEFLQSQSPDRGGHGTEAIGKNGLSDYALLGPEYLKKDLEECQNLELDQANIELDTPSEFRLSQLDSFTAWG, from the exons GCCATGGCTGGTGGATGGTAATAGATTTGCTACAAAAATCAAGAGTGCATCAGGTACAAGTAATCTTGAAAGAGTTGAATGGAAGAGTGATCCTTGTAAGACTTGTCCAAATTGTCATCATGTTATTGACAACAGTGAT GTTGTTCAAGAGTGGCCTGGATTACCCAGAGGGGTGAAATTTGATCCATCCGATCAAGAAATTATTTGGCATTTACTTGCAAAAGTTAGTGATGGTGGCATAAAACCTCAtccttttataaaagaattCATCCCAACTGTTGATAATGATGATGGAATCTGCTATACCCATCCACAGAATCTTCCAG gtgtTAAGCAAGATGGCAGTATATCCCACTTTTTTCATAGAGCAATCAAAGCATACAATACTGGGACTCGAAAGCGTCGAAAGATTCAAGGTGATAATTTTGGTGATGTCCGCTGGCACAAGACTGGCAGGACCAAACCAGTGATCTTGGATGGCATTCAGAAAGGGTGTAAAAAGATTATGGTTCTTTACATGAGTACTGTCAGAGGAGGCAAAGCTGAGAAAACTAATTGGGTGATGCATCAATATCACCTTGGAACAGGTGAGGATGAGAGGGATGGGGAGTATGTAgtttccaaaatattttatcagcaACAACAAGCAAACAAGGGAGAAAAACCTGAAGAAGATTTATCTGAAATTGTTGATGACGTGGTTGCAAAAGTAGATCCAGTCACTCCCAAGTCTGTAACTCCTGACCCTCCTCATGCTGAAAGGCGATGCCAAGATTTTGAGATGGGACAAGAATCTACTAACGTATGCACAGATCCCTGTGCTCAG CAACCTGGGATTGAATGTTTAGAAGAAGAGGTTAATCTTCTACATGAAAACCACGTTGACCAactagagacagaaaataatgTTAATCACATGGTGGGTGATGATGATAATTGTGCTGGGGAAGAACGAAAATGGTGGGACAGTGAGTCACAACAGTTGTTGGATTCACAACAACTTGTGGAAGGACTATCTTTGTGCGCTGAGTTTCTTCAGAGCCAATCTCCAGATAGGGGTGGACATGGGACCGAAGCAATTGGCAAAAATGGTCTTTCTGATTATGCCCTGTTAGGGCCAGAGTATTTAAAGAAAGATCTAGAGGAGTGCCAGAATCTGGAACTTGATCAAGCAAACATAGAACTTGATACGCCTTCAGAATTCAGACTAAGCCAGCTT GATAGCTTTACTGCGTGGGGTTGA
- the LOC118047619 gene encoding small polypeptide DEVIL 4-like has translation MKINSASMGSSKRRISSKGLGAVLREQRARLYIIRRCVVMLVCWHD, from the coding sequence ATGAAGATTAACAGTGCTAGCATGGGAAGCTCGAAGAGAAGGATATCAAGCAAGGGACTAGGTGCTGTCCTTAGAGAACAAAGGGCTAGGCTTTACATAATAAGGAGATGTGTGGTCATGTTAGTATGCTGGCATGATTAA
- the LOC118047607 gene encoding SUPPRESSOR OF GAMMA RESPONSE 1 isoform X1 — protein MAGPWLVDGNRFATKIKSASGTSNLERVEWKSDPCKTCPNCHHVIDNSDVVQEWPGLPRGVKFDPSDQEIIWHLLAKVSDGGIKPHPFIKEFIPTVDNDDGICYTHPQNLPGVKQDGSISHFFHRAIKAYNTGTRKRRKIQGDNFGDVRWHKTGRTKPVILDGIQKGCKKIMVLYMSTVRGGKAEKTNWVMHQYHLGTGEDERDGEYVVSKIFYQQQQANKGEKPEEDLSEIVDDVVAKVDPVTPKSVTPDPPHAERRCQDFEMGQESTNVCTDPCAQQPGIECLEEEVNLLHENHVDQLETENNVNHMVGDDDNCAGEERKWWDSESQQLLDSQQLVEGLSLCAEFLQSQSPDRGGHGTEAIGKNGLSDYALLGPEYLKKDLEECQNLELDQANIELDTPSEFRLSQLEFGSQDSFTAWG, from the exons GCCATGGCTGGTGGATGGTAATAGATTTGCTACAAAAATCAAGAGTGCATCAGGTACAAGTAATCTTGAAAGAGTTGAATGGAAGAGTGATCCTTGTAAGACTTGTCCAAATTGTCATCATGTTATTGACAACAGTGAT GTTGTTCAAGAGTGGCCTGGATTACCCAGAGGGGTGAAATTTGATCCATCCGATCAAGAAATTATTTGGCATTTACTTGCAAAAGTTAGTGATGGTGGCATAAAACCTCAtccttttataaaagaattCATCCCAACTGTTGATAATGATGATGGAATCTGCTATACCCATCCACAGAATCTTCCAG gtgtTAAGCAAGATGGCAGTATATCCCACTTTTTTCATAGAGCAATCAAAGCATACAATACTGGGACTCGAAAGCGTCGAAAGATTCAAGGTGATAATTTTGGTGATGTCCGCTGGCACAAGACTGGCAGGACCAAACCAGTGATCTTGGATGGCATTCAGAAAGGGTGTAAAAAGATTATGGTTCTTTACATGAGTACTGTCAGAGGAGGCAAAGCTGAGAAAACTAATTGGGTGATGCATCAATATCACCTTGGAACAGGTGAGGATGAGAGGGATGGGGAGTATGTAgtttccaaaatattttatcagcaACAACAAGCAAACAAGGGAGAAAAACCTGAAGAAGATTTATCTGAAATTGTTGATGACGTGGTTGCAAAAGTAGATCCAGTCACTCCCAAGTCTGTAACTCCTGACCCTCCTCATGCTGAAAGGCGATGCCAAGATTTTGAGATGGGACAAGAATCTACTAACGTATGCACAGATCCCTGTGCTCAG CAACCTGGGATTGAATGTTTAGAAGAAGAGGTTAATCTTCTACATGAAAACCACGTTGACCAactagagacagaaaataatgTTAATCACATGGTGGGTGATGATGATAATTGTGCTGGGGAAGAACGAAAATGGTGGGACAGTGAGTCACAACAGTTGTTGGATTCACAACAACTTGTGGAAGGACTATCTTTGTGCGCTGAGTTTCTTCAGAGCCAATCTCCAGATAGGGGTGGACATGGGACCGAAGCAATTGGCAAAAATGGTCTTTCTGATTATGCCCTGTTAGGGCCAGAGTATTTAAAGAAAGATCTAGAGGAGTGCCAGAATCTGGAACTTGATCAAGCAAACATAGAACTTGATACGCCTTCAGAATTCAGACTAAGCCAGCTT GAATTTGGATCACAGGATAGCTTTACTGCGTGGGGTTGA
- the LOC118047637 gene encoding probable galacturonosyltransferase-like 3, whose protein sequence is MSILSIFLFLNAVVFSAHGLPSAELPAFREAPAFRNGRECPKTTWLSSLNNYHDPAIIHIAMTLDATYLRGSVAGVLSVLQHAACPENVVFHFIATHRRADLRRTITSTFPYQTFHLYHFNTDLVKGKISSSIRRALDQPLNYARIYLADHLPMSVRRIIYFDSDLILVDDVAKLWNINLGAHVLGAPEYCHANFTNYFNSRFWSNSAYAASLRGRRACYFNTGVMVIDLGKWREGKYTERLEYWMKVQKKYRIYELGSLPPFLLVFAGDVEGVEHRWNQHGLGGDNLEGLCRDLHPGPVSLLHWSGKGKPWLRLDSKRPCPLDYLWAPYDLYRHSTLFCDS, encoded by the coding sequence ATGTCAATCCTCTCCATATTTCTCTTCCTAAACGCCGTCGTCTTTTCCGCACACGGCTTACCAAGCGCAGAACTCCCCGCTTTTAGAGAAGCACCAGCATTTCGAAACGGCAGAGAATGTCCCAAAACGACGTGGCTTTCATCACTCAACAACTACCACGATCCTGCCATTATTCATATTGCAATGACACTTGATGCCACCTATCTCCGCGGCTCAGTCGCTGGAGTCCTATCGGTCCTCCAACACGCCGCCTGTCCTGAAAATGTAGTCTTCCACTTCATCGCCACTCACCGTCGTGCAGACCTCCGACGCACAATCACCTCCACATTCCCTTACCAAACCTTCCACCTCTACCACTTCAACACTGACCTAGTCAAAGGTAAAATCTCCTCCTCCATTCGCCGGGCCCTCGATCAACCGTTGAATTACGCGCGTATTTACCTCGCAGATCATTTACCGATGTCCGTGCGGAGAATCATTTACTTCGATTCCGATTTAATCTTGGTCGATGACGTGGCAAAGTTATGGAACATCAATTTAGGTGCACACGTACTTGGTGCACCAGAATACTGCCACGCCAATTTTacgaattattttaattctcgATTTTGGTCCAATTCAGCGTATGCGGCGTCGTTGAGAGGGAGGAGAGCGTGCTATTTCAACACGGGGGTGATGGTGATAGATTTAGGGAAATGGAGAGAAGGGAAATACACGGAAAGATTAGAGTACTGGATGAAAGTACAGAAGAAGTATAGGATTTACGAGCTGGGTTCGTTGCCTCCTTTTCTGCTTGTTTTTGCTGGTGACGTGGAGGGTGTTGAGCATAGATGGAATCAACACGGGCTAGGCGGTGATAATCTTGAAGGGTTGTGTAGGGATTTGCATCCTGGCCCGGTTAGTTTGTTACATTGGAGCGGTAAGGGCAAGCCGTGGCTTAGGCTGGACTCTAAAAGACCGTGTCCATTGGATTATTTATGGGCCCCTTATGATCTTTATCGTCATTCAACATTGTTTTGTGATAGCTAG
- the LOC118047607 gene encoding SUPPRESSOR OF GAMMA RESPONSE 1 isoform X3, with protein MVIDLLQKSRVHQVQVVQEWPGLPRGVKFDPSDQEIIWHLLAKVSDGGIKPHPFIKEFIPTVDNDDGICYTHPQNLPGVKQDGSISHFFHRAIKAYNTGTRKRRKIQGDNFGDVRWHKTGRTKPVILDGIQKGCKKIMVLYMSTVRGGKAEKTNWVMHQYHLGTGEDERDGEYVVSKIFYQQQQANKGEKPEEDLSEIVDDVVAKVDPVTPKSVTPDPPHAERRCQDFEMGQESTNVCTDPCAQQPGIECLEEEVNLLHENHVDQLETENNVNHMVGDDDNCAGEERKWWDSESQQLLDSQQLVEGLSLCAEFLQSQSPDRGGHGTEAIGKNGLSDYALLGPEYLKKDLEECQNLELDQANIELDTPSEFRLSQLEFGSQDSFTAWG; from the exons ATGGTAATAGATTTGCTACAAAAATCAAGAGTGCATCAGGT GCAGGTTGTTCAAGAGTGGCCTGGATTACCCAGAGGGGTGAAATTTGATCCATCCGATCAAGAAATTATTTGGCATTTACTTGCAAAAGTTAGTGATGGTGGCATAAAACCTCAtccttttataaaagaattCATCCCAACTGTTGATAATGATGATGGAATCTGCTATACCCATCCACAGAATCTTCCAG gtgtTAAGCAAGATGGCAGTATATCCCACTTTTTTCATAGAGCAATCAAAGCATACAATACTGGGACTCGAAAGCGTCGAAAGATTCAAGGTGATAATTTTGGTGATGTCCGCTGGCACAAGACTGGCAGGACCAAACCAGTGATCTTGGATGGCATTCAGAAAGGGTGTAAAAAGATTATGGTTCTTTACATGAGTACTGTCAGAGGAGGCAAAGCTGAGAAAACTAATTGGGTGATGCATCAATATCACCTTGGAACAGGTGAGGATGAGAGGGATGGGGAGTATGTAgtttccaaaatattttatcagcaACAACAAGCAAACAAGGGAGAAAAACCTGAAGAAGATTTATCTGAAATTGTTGATGACGTGGTTGCAAAAGTAGATCCAGTCACTCCCAAGTCTGTAACTCCTGACCCTCCTCATGCTGAAAGGCGATGCCAAGATTTTGAGATGGGACAAGAATCTACTAACGTATGCACAGATCCCTGTGCTCAG CAACCTGGGATTGAATGTTTAGAAGAAGAGGTTAATCTTCTACATGAAAACCACGTTGACCAactagagacagaaaataatgTTAATCACATGGTGGGTGATGATGATAATTGTGCTGGGGAAGAACGAAAATGGTGGGACAGTGAGTCACAACAGTTGTTGGATTCACAACAACTTGTGGAAGGACTATCTTTGTGCGCTGAGTTTCTTCAGAGCCAATCTCCAGATAGGGGTGGACATGGGACCGAAGCAATTGGCAAAAATGGTCTTTCTGATTATGCCCTGTTAGGGCCAGAGTATTTAAAGAAAGATCTAGAGGAGTGCCAGAATCTGGAACTTGATCAAGCAAACATAGAACTTGATACGCCTTCAGAATTCAGACTAAGCCAGCTT GAATTTGGATCACAGGATAGCTTTACTGCGTGGGGTTGA